The Synechococcus sp. CC9605 sequence GGGGCACATGAATTCCACACTCCTGCTTCAACCCGCCGAAGCGGGTGTCGCGGCCACTCAGATCTCCCACGTCCGGGCCACTGGAATGCCAGTCGCCAACGGTGGAATAGCCCTGCTCGAACAATGGGTGCTGGGGGAGGTTGTTCGATTGCATGTAGTAATAAACGTCTCGCTGCGTCCACTCGAGCAAGGGGCGCAGGGACCAACGCTCCCGAATCGGATCCAAGGCGGTCATCGAGCGGCGGTGATCGGTCTGCCCTCGACGCACGCCGCTGGCCCAACAGCGCGTCTCTAGATCGTTGAGCGCACGCTCTAGGGGTTCAACCTTGCGAATCCGGTGATAGGTCTCGAGGTCTTCGACGCGACCGGACTCCCAGAGCCGCCCGTGCAGGGCCTCCATCCGAGCCGGGGACATCTCGCTCTGACTCACCACCAGACGAATCCTGAGTTGCTGGGTGAGTTGAGCGGCGTAGGTGTAGGTATCAGGAGGCAAATAACCGGTATCGATCCAGATCACTGGCACCGCATCACCCCCGGGGAGGGTGCTCAACATGTGCAAAAGCACAGCCGATTGGATCCCAAAACTTGTGGTGAGAGCAAAGTTCTCCCCGAACTGCTCCAATCCCCAGGCCAAACGCTGCTGCGGCTCCATCGACTCCAGCAGCTTGCGCCCTTCGAGCAACTCGTTTTGCACCGCCATGGACACCATGGCCTCAGGAGCCTCCTTCATCACGCCATCTTCCCCTGTCATGGGACCGGGTGTGGTTCCTATCGTTTGTGTACCAGCAGATCCCTTCATGCGTTCACCCTCGTCCCCAACGGATGCCGTGGTGATCGTTGGCGGTGGATTCGGTGGACTGTTCACGGCACTTGCTCTTCAGCGACGACAGCCCAACTGCCCCATCGTTCTGATCGAACCGCGGGATCGCTTTCTGTTTCAACCGCTGCTGTACGAACTGCTCAGCGATGAACTTCAAGGCTGGGAAGTAGCCCCCCGCTACGACCAACTGCTGAACAACGGCAT is a genomic window containing:
- a CDS encoding phosphoadenylyl-sulfate reductase, yielding MVSMAVQNELLEGRKLLESMEPQQRLAWGLEQFGENFALTTSFGIQSAVLLHMLSTLPGGDAVPVIWIDTGYLPPDTYTYAAQLTQQLRIRLVVSQSEMSPARMEALHGRLWESGRVEDLETYHRIRKVEPLERALNDLETRCWASGVRRGQTDHRRSMTALDPIRERWSLRPLLEWTQRDVYYYMQSNNLPQHPLFEQGYSTVGDWHSSGPDVGDLSGRDTRFGGLKQECGIHVPQEANEGLMGDGI